Part of the Anopheles gambiae chromosome 3, idAnoGambNW_F1_1, whole genome shotgun sequence genome is shown below.
GGGACGCGAGCAAATCATCCATCAGGTCGTGCTCGGTGGCGTAGTCACGGTGAATCATCTCCTGCGTCGCACGGCCTTTGATAAGCTTCTGGAGCAGAACGGCCTGCTGGTAGAGGTTGTCGCTTTCTTTCTCGGGCGAAACGGCGACTGGAGACATGATGACACTTTCCGTGGGTGAAGAAACAACGATCAGACATTGCGGGATTGCTCGCTCACTGTCTTTGCGGTTGCGGAATTGCTGAAAGAAGGAATTGCTGGGTGAGTTCCGAGGACTTTACTCCGAGCGAAAAGTCTTACCTTTAGTGACTCGTACAGCTTGCGAAGGAAGTTGTCCGACCAGAAGCCTTTTTGGAGCTCACGACAGACTTCCTTCGGCTTCCAGAGCTCCGGACGCTGATCCCGAGGGTTTACGAACTTCTGAGGAACTGTCGTCTTCTTGTCCAACTTTGCCAACCTAAGGACAAGATCAGATATTGAATAAATGAAGATCGCTCTCCTTAGAACTTCCAACTTCTAACTTCTTCTTTCAACTTCCAACTTACCCCACTTCGATAAGATTCGGATCGTAATCGTACGACTGCTTCGTGTACTTCTTCCTCGCCCCGGCCAGCGCCTCCAGCGCAAGTGTCTCCATCGCGTCCTGCCCCCGGCTCTTCCCCCCGTACCGCACGCTCAGCTGATGCCGCTTGCGGTCCAACTTTCTCAGATTGCGCTCAAAGTTTGCCTCCAGCTTTTCCATCGCCCGGTTCCGGGCCTGATTGATGCGCCGCTTCGTGTTCTCCATCTTGCCCTCCGTCGCCTGATGGTTGTCCCGTTCGCGCTTCTCCATTATCTTGGCCACCAGCTGCAACCGCAGCATCTGGTACCGATCGATCTGCCGCTCCCGGGCGACCCACTCCTCCCACTCGAAGATCTGCAGCACCAGCTTCTGCTGGCGCCACTCGTCCAGCGAGTCGCAGCTGCCGAGCGCATACTCCCAGGTCCGCTTGCGCCTCGCCCGCTCCACTATCTCCACCTCGTTCACGCCCGGGAAGCGTGTGTGCTGCAGCATCTCCGCCACGTACACAATCTCCGCCCCCGGCATGGCACCGTCCTTTAGTACGGCCGTCGGCATCCAGGGTTGCGTTTGGGCGGACGATTCGCGGTACTCCGTTTGGGAGGCTACCTCCCGAAAGCGGGCTGGTTGGGCTCCTCCCTCTTCATATTCATCTTCACACCCACAGTACTCCGGCTCGGCACCGGGCACGTAATCCGGGGCGTATCGAACATTGCAGCCCGACTCGCCCGCATTCGGATGGCAGAAAAACTTGGGCCGCTCCGAACCGAGCACTTTCGACGTGTCCGGATGGTGACCGTACCCACGGATCGGATCCACGCCCGGTTCCGGATAGTACGGCAGCGGATTGCGATGCATCACGTAGTGGTTGCGGGTGAGCCGGGGCAGCTCGCTgaacatcgactggtacacgGGAAAGATGCCGATCGGGGCCGACTTCGTGAGCGCCGCATGGTTCGCCCGGCAGACGTCCTTCCGGTCGGAGGCCACGTACAGCGGGTCGTAGATGTGATCGAAGGCACGGGACGGTCCCACGTTGTGGCTGCGGTACGTCATGCTAGTGGCACCACCTTTACCTGCACTTTATCAAGAATTGCAGAACGTAATTAACAAATTCCTATACCACAGCGCGTACGGGACGAATTCCGATGCACTACTACTGGATGCAAATGAGAACGGTCGACGGGTTGTTGTACTGTATTTCCACGGCTAAATTTGAtcgataaataaacaaaaatgccTTTGGCCTTTGCCTTCGCCATAGCAACAGGATACTGGCACACCTTGATTAGCTTTGACGCGGACGGGAACAAGCAACACGTGCTTTGTTTGAAAATCAGCAACAGGTGGTTACTATGGTTATTTCTTTCGATTTTTATGGGTGTGAGTAGTTAAGAGAAgtgaaaacaaattaattgacCAATGAGTAAATTTGAACAAAtaattatacaaaaataagTTATGAATTTATAAAACTGATGAAAGCTGATGTTACAATGTACCGTAATGCTTTATGTTATTTATTGCTACCCTAGACAACTAAGATAGTTTATaagatcagtgataaggccgcaATAATGGGCAATCACTTAACAAATACAAATTTAGAgaatacaaacaaataaacaaataaacaaaaccaatcaCAATTTGTAAAACAAGTAGACGAtgtgaaaaaagaagaaaataaagtagaataaaataaaatataagaaAACACAATGGTTTGAAACtaaaacattataaaataCTTTCTATGATATCCAAGAAGCTCTAgacaaaatcacacaaatatacataaatatgcaaaaaaaatattgtaagaACGACATTCTTTTCGTTAGCTATCtttttttgctcaaaaaacaaatacagtctgaactcactgcttgaacttcgattccctgccaactattgaatatgtgctttttagttggtaCATTTTACCAtacaatttatgaaaattttcCCGGCAGGtcatgagatttttgtgaaattttcaaaaaccgggtttcccatacaaacgcatgttttgtaattgaactgtcagtcAACTATCGAACGAAAAAGCATGCCAAtcaaaaagcgttcaactattgaattctgactaTATAACAAATATCGAAAATAGACATTTCATGAAACGGTAAAAATTCGCCTTGTTAACTGGAAACGTGTGTCATTATATCATATGCTAAGAATTTTAAAATAGTCTGTTGTTTTATGCAttttaacaatattttattttactagtTTTACTTATATAACATTattagagttttttttaattatttgatttttttcttcctctgaGTGTTCAAAATAATGCAACTTAAAGTAAACATCCCAAATTTCATCCCATCATTTCTTAAGTAAGATATTTCTTTTCAAATTAATCTTCCATTAGGTTTTTTTggtactttttttctttttagttaACTATGATAGAGCAGTCTTTTAAGAACCATTCTCTATTTACTCTTTAAAAAGATCAGCTCATAGCCTTGCTAACGAAGCTCTATCTTCGAGATTTTGATTCTTCATACAATGTACAATTGCACATTCATACACTGCACGTGCGTTTCATCCGCCATCAATCGATGACGTAAGATCGCGGATGAAACCGCCCTCGCCACCCTTACGCGCAAAAAAATACCAGACAATCGGTCTTCCCTGACGAGAATAAAGCTCAACATTCGCTCTGATTATCTCACATGGAACGAGACGCCACATTATTCCCCCCAACGGAGTGCATTTTTCCATTGCTAACTGTACAGTCGCGGATGCACGTCGATTTGAAGCGTTCCGTACACTATCAGACCCGGCCTGGCCCACTGTTGCTTCACTTTCTGTTCTGCAGCGAAAAATCCCTCGTTCTCATCTCGAAACCCCCGAGAGCGCTCTCAGTCGCCTTTCGCTATTGTGCGTGCAAAGAACCTTAGCCGCGTTTGTCCTCTTACTACTACCAGcactgtagcagcagcaacagcagcaacagcagcatcagctaTCAGCTCAAAACAGTTCGTTTGGATGCTCTGAAACTCATATCACAATCTGCTTTACAATCAAATCGGCAGTgatgaaaataacaaaagccAACGCTCTACCACAACCGCAAACCAACGATGATAATCGTTACGAGCCTCGGTGAAGAAAGCGTGTGCACCAATGCTAACAGTTGGCAATTTTTGTGTTAACCTCTACTACGATGGTAGTACTGTGCGACAGTTTTGCTTTCCCCGGGTCTGATCACAGTCGCGAACAGGCCGTGTTGCGAATCGGAAGTGCGTAAAGTATCAGTCCGCTGACAGTGCTGAGTGCAGTTGATAGTTGGTGTGTAAGGAATGTTGTGATTGTGCTGCTTCCCACGGGTGTCTTATTGTCCACGATCGTTGAGTAATGCACGCGCCAATTACCAGGCGCCAATGTTTGAAAGTGAACCATACGCGCAGGTGCCTCGGTAGAAAGTGACGTGATCAGAACGTACTCTTTTAATCGGTCGCGAAGCGAAAAGGTTTGATCGTTTACCCCACAAACTAGACCGTTTGTGCTCGTGATCGTGAGTATGGCAGAACCGCCCCACGGGTCCGCTCAAAACACCAACGACAGCTTGATCGCGATGAACGCTCAGGCGGAACCGGGCGTTACCGATCTGGTCGAGATGCGTCGGCTGGAACCGCTCGAGCTGGGCTACGCAGAGGACGGTACGGCCAGCGTATCGGAGGTGGACGGTCGGCGAAAGACACGGGCaagtcaaacgcaaacgtacGACATCCACAAGGGAATTGCCGAAAGTGCCATGGACATATCGCTGCTGACGGCGAACGCGAACCAGCTGCGGCTGCTGATGACGTACAACGAGAAGTCGCACACGTACGTGGCCTGCATTGCGCTCGTTATAAGCTCGCTGGTGTTGCAGATTTTTGTGGCCAGTGGTGTTATCATTATAAAGGTTGGTGGTCTTTAAATGttacgtttttttgtgttctttttcaaagaaaaatttcataaagtctttcttgttttgcttccaGAGCTATCCACGATCGAAGCCAAATCGTAGAATTCACAAGCTAAAAGTGTGCACCTCCATACTGGTGTCGATCATCACGGTCATAAACATTCTGGTGGCTTCGCTCGTCATCACGGATAAGTAGTTGACCCGCAGTCACTAAGAACATCCCCCTCCAACGCGTGGTTTAGCCGTTATAAACTGCTTATAAAACCAACACACCTGTAGCTGTAAGCGTATTTAGATGGCGTAACGCTTGACAAGCGTTACGCGCCTAATGTGATTCCAATCTCGAAACAGCTAGCTTTAAAGGAGCTGCTTGACTTCCAGTTTTTTTGCGGATACAATTATCGTACTCGACACGCAAACGTAGCAATCCATTGTATCTATGTACAAAGCCCCAGTTCAGTCTTACACTACCTGCACTACTGCCCCGTGTGATCGATGTTCATTCCACCACCAGAACCGACAGCGTAAAGATgaccagcaacagcaccacgaTTTACAGAACCAAACCTACCGACGCTGCTGCCAATCAGCATCGTCTTGAAGTGGGCACCCCCATCGAGCACGGATCATCCCGTTCGGCATCGGAGGAGCTAACGTACGACAGTGCCGGATCCGAGTACTATCTGGCCCTCAGCTACACCGGGTACGACTTCTTCCGATGTGTCGTCGAAATCGCGCTCAGTGTGTCCTTTCTGGCGGCAAACAGTAATCTGCTCCGGCTGCTGGTTAGCTTCAAGGAGACGGAATCGTTCATCGCCACCGAGGTGCTGGTGACGGTTTCGATCGTGCTGCAGATACTGGTGGCGATCTCCGTTATAACGATCACGGTAGGAGGGAGTGTTACTTGAAAGTTTTAATACCATAACCCTGATTGGCGTTATATCTTACAGCAGGTGAACGATCCGAGTCGATACGCAAAGATGAAAGCATTTGCCGTGACGGGTGCGATCATCATTTCGCTCGTCAATCTGCTGATACCGTTCATGATCAATGTGGAGCATTCGCGGATTGATTTCGAGGAGATCTATCGGAGCCTTGGTGAACGTGCAGGACAACAGTAGTTTTTAAGGCTTTAGGACATTAGAAGtggatattattttaataaagatataagcattatttttgttactttttaaAACATCGGTGTAAATTGATTATTAGCTTTACTTTATGCATCGTTCTTGTCCGAAAAGGGTTTGCACGCACTTCCATCCGGAAACGATGTACGGTTGGTAACGCATGGTTAAGCACCGACGAGGGTTAAAGAACATCACTAAGGGCTGTTCGGTGTGCATACAACCTTCACATCGGCTTCTTGCAGCCGCTGCACTGCCCTTGACTTACAAGCTTATAATAGCACTCGGATGGTAGGGTACGATTTTCAGACGCTCCTCGGCCACCGGCACGTTATCACCGGTTGCGCAGTACGCAACCAAGCTTTGCGCGAAACGGTAAACGCGATCGCTTCCTCCCGGGCTCATCATCATGACCAGACCCGAACCATCCCGCCGAAGCCCCGGGCGCTACAATAGACCGTCGCCACCGCCCCACCAGCACGTGGAGCACGCTGGCAATCGGGGCGTACGCATCTTTACCGGCAGCGAGAAACAGTCGAAAGTGTTCTGCAATCCGGTAATCTTCCACCAGGACGCTATCCGCGTCCAGCCGTACCAGGAGAACGATTGGGACAACAACGAAACGACACCGAACTACGAGGCGGATCGTGCCGTGAATGGGTCGGATCGGCGGGACCGGGACAACGGTGGTTACGATGTGCGACGCTCGGTGCTGGAGAATGCGCTCAACATTGCCTTCCTGGCGGCCAACTCCAATCAGCTGCGGCTGCTGGGCAGCTCCAACAGCGAGCGCCAGGAAACGGTCAGCTATCAAACTATCTTCGCGCTGCTGATAGTGTCGCTCGTACTGCAAATACTGAACTGTGTCGCCATGCTGATGATGTCGGTTAGTATATCGCGATCCAAGGGAGGGCGCGATTTCTTTTGAGTAGCCAATGATAAATTCCAACGTATCGTTGTTGTTTCGTTGCAGACGTACACCAGTCAGCGTTGGCAGCTGCTACGAACCCTGGCCTGCTTGGTGGCGACGGTAATTGCGCTGCTGAATCTGGGCGTCGTAACGCTGCTCAATGTTTTGCTCGAAACTTAGCCAACTTTCCCGCCATGGAGTGAGCCATGTGCAATTGCTGTGGTGTTTTgttatcgttttttgttgagttttttgtcataaaatatacaattttcttcaaaaaagcATTGTAAAGCTGAAACATATTCCAATAAATACCATCGCAAAACTCAGAAATCTTGTTGTATCTGCtcaatatgttttaaattaataatattgAATTGGGAAAATTAAGATAAGATGATTCTTTCTCTACAAATCGTTATGAACCGTTCGGCATACGCCTGAACTGTAGTTGCAAATTGCTTATTTCTTAATACGTTTTACTCAGCCAATCCCGAGGTGTCCCGGTGGTCTAATGATAATCCCCCCGAAAGCTGATAAAACCAAATGTGGTTAGATTTCCCCAACTAAGATTGGCGTTTATCTCATCACGTATGAAATatatgcaaaaatgcaaaaataaatctaatgAGCCTTGACCTTGTTTATAGACCCACATGACCTCACGTCGTTATTTAAAGAACTcattaaataagtaaaaaacagttaagggtgtttgctcttttatATTACTTCGATGTGCCTGAAGATAATACTTGTTATTTGAATTGTCCTTCAGAACATATAATTTTGCACCTCTCAATATCAACCTTCAAtgaacaattattttattgtccAGACACAATTATCTTTTTATGTTCCGATTTAAATTACATCCCATGTAAGTCCTCTTTAAGGCTAAACTGACCTTCTTGCGATTAATATAGCATATCAAAAAAACGTTTCACCTGACCAATCCCGCAACTTCCGAGTTCGATCGATACATACATTAATTCGATAGATCCCTGCTCGATACCCGTCCGGCAAGCGTTACCTTCCGAATGAGGTTATCATCGCACACCGACCACAGTGATCGTGCAGTTCGTTCCGAGGCAGCGTTCAGAAAGGATCGGAACGGATCAGCTTTGTAACGGTGAGGATCAGTAGTTATCTTTTTGTTTATATGGATGTAAAGTACAGTGCCCTTTTCCGGTTGATCAACGGTATTTGAAGCAAGTTATCTCACTGGAAAGTGTTGGTTAAGAAAGTGTCTTTTTACTTTACTGTCCCATATGTAGGCCACAGTCTAGGTACGATCCCATTTCTACTCAGTGCAATGAACGATCGTGAGCAAGAGAAGCGCCCTGCCGATCTGCCCGTAGTGTACCGTCCAAACGCTGCGACACCCAATGGACACTACAGGAACAACATTACTCGCACGAACCCCCTGTTCGGTAGGAGCAAAAGTGAACTCGATATAGCGAGCGGACAATTCGAGCTAAATCCGGAAGGAGCTGACTCGAACACGGATCCGTTGTCAGCGTTAATTGCACGCTCGTCCCGCAGCTCAACGGCAGCAGTTCCACCGACACCACCACCCTTGCCCCCGAAACCAATTACCGTGACCGGTATCTATCAGACGGATAGTGGGCGCAGAGAGTCTACCATAACACCTTCGTACGACATCTCCAAAAGCATCGCCGAAAGTGCTATGGACATTTCTCTGCTGACGGCGAACGCGAACCAGCTGCGGCTGCTCATTACCTACAACCAGGGTTCCAAGACGTACGTTGCGTGCATCACGTTCGTGATCATGTCGCTGGTACTGCAAATGATGGTCGCCATTACGATGATCGTAGTTTCGGTAGGTAGAAAGAGGTTCATTTTGTTGTGTCTCGATAAACTATATTACTCtacttttcaatttcaatcctTCTTCAAAAGCTCACCAAACCCCAACGTGATGATCCGAAACGGCAGCGCGTCAAGATCGTAACGTCGATCGGTGTAGCCATCATTACGATGATCAACATCCTTGTAGCATCGCTGGTTGTTGCGGAACAACCACCCAATGCTATCGTGGCCTCTTCCGGCAGCGTGGTCGGTCTGCTTACCAACGTGAACATAACGGATAGCGCTCTTGGTGGAACGTAGAACACCTGCACGGAAGAACAGTTATGACCTTGACATAGCTCTCCGATTTATAGCAAtgcagctgctgcttttgtctttatttttctatttttttcgaacaaatatttcttttattattcATAGAATAGTTTAAGTCATCAAGTCGAACTCGaataattgataaataaaagaaaataaagctCTGAgtaaatcgttaaaaaaatgttacataAACGGTCATTTCAAATCATCAAACTGCGGAACCTTACAAATGTCACTTTGCGCAACGGCTCCGCTGCTCCAGCTGTCAAACAGACGTCCAAAAGAACCGCAcgaaaagaacaaacacaaGAACGAGCATTTCGTAAACATTCGACACACTTTCTGCGATTTCTCCAAATTAAGTGCAAGGTAGGTAAAGCACTGCTAAACGTTCATTATCAGTGGTGAATCGGGTTCATTCTGTGGTACAAAGTCGCATCGCgttcggttgtttttgttgcgtcGCCCCGGCAAGAGCACCAACCACCCACCAGCACCACAATCGGCATGAtgtaacacacaaacacatcaagCTAGCTTCTTCCGGCAAACGCGGCGCAAGTGTCCCAAAAGCTGCATTCCTTTGCTCAACCTCATGCAATCCCCCTTGCAAAGGGATGAAGAAACCCCCGCTGAGTACGAGATCACTAATTCCGGTCCGGTCTGTTTCAGATTGCGACCCCCCTGGGcacggtgtgtgtttgtgttgccaGCGCGGGGAACTGAATGCAAACCAGGCGCTACCGGTACCGGTCCCTTCCACCCATCACGCTTTATTGAAACGATGGGTGAACCGATAGTACTCATCCTGTCGGCGGACGCCACCGTCCAGCCGGAAAGCATTGTCGAGCGGATCCGCAAGCACACGAACGGCCAGGACCGTATCACGCTCGGCGATGCGCCGGAATCGATCGGCTTCCCCTACCAGATACACACCAAGTATTACGATACGCAGGTGGTGCTGTGTGCGCACGGTTCCGCCGACCTGTCCACAGTGCCCAGTGCAATACTTAATCGCACGGAGGGCATGCTGATCTACTTCGATGCGAAGGATCGCACGTTTCTCGACCGGCTGCCGGCGTACGGGGCGTTCGTGCAGCAGCACGAGATCGAGTTTGGCATACTGCTCTGCTCGACGCTGCAGGAAAGCAGCGCGGTCGGTGTGACGTACGCGGAGGCCAAGAGCCAGTGCACCGTGCTGGACGTGATAGAGCTCGAACCGAGCGCCGAGGACGAGGCGGAAGGAAGCGAGGAGGTGGCGGGGGCGGTGGAAGCGACCGGGGTGGACGAGCTGATACAGGCGATGCATAATTACATCTGGTCCAATGTGAACATACACCGGGGGAGCAGGAGTGCAGCGGTGCCGGATGGGGATGGGTCGGCTTTGTTGCCTTCCGCCAACCCGGGGAATGATGAtggcgctggtggtggtggtggtggtggtggtggtggtggtggtggtggtggtggtggtgaagagGAAGACGATGATGGTCCGATaacggaggaggaggaacggATAATCGAAGCCGAACTGAACGGGTTCGAGCGACTGCTGACGGAGGTGATGAACTTCCAGCCAAACACCAGCAACTGGACGCGCAACGAGCGGCTAATGTACGCGGAAGAGCTGGCGGAGATGTTTGACGAAATGTTCGAGGAGGACGACGGTGTCGGGCATCCTTAAAGAGGTTCCTTTTTCGCTTGAACCTTAGCTTAAGTGCGCATTCCGCGATACAAACGCGAGAACTCATCTGAAGTATTGTTTAAgggtgttttacttttttacttCTGTTGGCATTTACTGTCCCTCCAACTATGAACTTTGTATGCTCCCTACATGTATCATTGCGTTGAATTGATCTATTTTTTACCAATCAACAGCTAGCGACTGTGTTACTATTGAAGAATAAATTCTTTTGAATCTGTATAATCAGGATAATCAGGGCAAACCTCACAAACATTCCGATCAAATAACAtccgatggattattttacATTCCAGTTCGGAtcctcgacacacacacacacaatgctgTTCAAGCACCTTTCCCGACTGCTCCCGGCCACTGGCATCCGGCTGTACGCAACGGCCGAGAAGAGTGCGCTCGCGACGCTGCGCAAAAAGACGGGCTACACCTTTGCCAACTGCAAGAAAGCACTCGAACTGCACAACAACGATCTGGCGAAGGCCGAACAGTGGCTGAAGGAGCAGGCAACGGCCATGGGCTGGTCGAAGGCGACCAAGCTCGAGGGGCGCAATACGGCCCAAGGGCTGATCGGGGTGCTGGTGCAGCGAAATGTCGGCGCGATGGTGGAGGTCAACTGTGAGACAGACTTTGTGGCCCGCAACGCAAGCTTCCAGCGGTTTGTGCAGGTGGCATCGGCCGCCTGTGTGCGGCACCTGGAGAACGTCGAGTCCGACGCCAACCTGACCAAGGTGGGCCTGAACAGTGAGGCGCTGAAGCAGATCGTGCTGGACGATGGCAAATCGTTGGGCGACCATctggcgctgatgatcggtacgGTTGGGGAGAATGCGTCGCTCAACAGGGCGATCTGCTACAAAGTGCCAGACAGCATACAGCTGACGGGTAAGCTATGCG
Proteins encoded:
- the LOC133392803 gene encoding uncharacterized protein LOC133392803, whose product is MTRPEPSRRSPGRYNRPSPPPHQHVEHAGNRGVRIFTGSEKQSKVFCNPVIFHQDAIRVQPYQENDWDNNETTPNYEADRAVNGSDRRDRDNGGYDVRRSVLENALNIAFLAANSNQLRLLGSSNSERQETVSYQTIFALLIVSLVLQILNCVAMLMMSTYTSQRWQLLRTLACLVATVIALLNLGVVTLLNVLLET
- the LOC133390938 gene encoding uncharacterized protein LOC133390938 isoform X1, whose product is MTSNSTTIYRTKPTDAAANQHRLEVGTPIEHGSSRSASEELTYDSAGSEYYLALSYTGYDFFRCVVEIALSVSFLAANSNLLRLLVSFKETESFIATEVLVTVSIVLQILVAISVITITQVNDPSRYAKMKAFAVTGAIIISLVNLLIPFMINVEHSRIDFEEIYRSLGERAGQQ
- the LOC3291931 gene encoding ninjurin-B, with amino-acid sequence MDISLLTANANQLRLLITYNQGSKTYVACITFVIMSLVLQMMVAITMIVVSLTKPQRDDPKRQRVKIVTSIGVAIITMINILVASLVVAEQPPNAIVASSGSVVGLLTNVNITDSALGGT
- the LOC5668087 gene encoding uncharacterized protein LOC5668087, whose amino-acid sequence is MGEPIVLILSADATVQPESIVERIRKHTNGQDRITLGDAPESIGFPYQIHTKYYDTQVVLCAHGSADLSTVPSAILNRTEGMLIYFDAKDRTFLDRLPAYGAFVQQHEIEFGILLCSTLQESSAVGVTYAEAKSQCTVLDVIELEPSAEDEAEGSEEVAGAVEATGVDELIQAMHNYIWSNERIIEAELNGFERLLTEVMNFQPNTSNWTRNERLMYAEELAEMFDEMFEEDDGVGHP
- the LOC1280189 gene encoding elongation factor Ts, mitochondrial isoform X2, which gives rise to MDYFTFQFGSSTHTHTMLFKHLSRLLPATGIRLYATAEKSALATLRKKTGYTFANCKKALELHNNDLAKAEQWLKEQATAMGWSKATKLEGRNTAQGLIGVLVQRNVGAMVEVNCETDFVARNASFQRFVQVASAACVRHLENVESDANLTKVGLNSEALKQIVLDDGKSLGDHLALMIGTVGENASLNRAICYKVPDSIQLTGYVHPAPSEEIPHDVPLLGKYGSLVAFKSEHSTVQEGADGAELSPAQVARKVCQHIVGMKPERIGVPGKDEPAADKDDETCLIHQEYLVDPAYTVGEVLEANRLQIVDFQRFACGEKSQSEEQNVRAATN
- the LOC1280188 gene encoding ninjurin-B isoform X2 → MAEPPHGSAQNTNDSLIAMNAQAEPGVTDLVEMRRLEPLELGYAEDGTASVSEVDGRRKTRASQTQTYDIHKGIAESAMDISLLTANANQLRLLMTYNEKSHTYVACIALVISSLVLQIFVASGVIIIKSYPRSKPNRRIHKLKVCTSILVSIITVINILVASLVITDK
- the LOC133393855 gene encoding cilia- and flagella-associated protein 91-like translates to MTYRSHNVGPSRAFDHIYDPLYVASDRKDVCRANHAALTKSAPIGIFPVYQSMFSELPRLTRNHYVMHRNPLPYYPEPGVDPIRGYGHHPDTSKVLGSERPKFFCHPNAGESGCNVRYAPDYVPGAEPEYCGCEDEYEEGGAQPARFREVASQTEYRESSAQTQPWMPTAVLKDGAMPGAEIVYVAEMLQHTRFPGVNEVEIVERARRKRTWEYALGSCDSLDEWRQQKLVLQIFEWEEWVARERQIDRYQMLRLQLVAKIMEKRERDNHQATEGKMENTKRRINQARNRAMEKLEANFERNLRKLDRKRHQLSVRYGGKSRGQDAMETLALEALAGARKKYTKQSYDYDPNLIEVGLAKLDKKTTVPQKFVNPRDQRPELWKPKEVCRELQKGFWSDNFLRKLYESLKQFRNRKDSERAIPQCLIVVSSPTESVIMSPVAVSPEKESDNLYQQAVLLQKLIKGRATQEMIHRDYATEHDLMDDLLASHRLPVVEEFFPSDGLQSFGGEPSGGSVRERYLQILKNEQLLDAFIESSTHAQMSSLMSTLERELTRLQNERNTQAFYLLAERERHRREADSEPGSMLDRKQQLSCDEMALYLEAALLEQADNVDEMRERIQQMARKLDEEADRRSDGSSLLMMAGDGAAGHREAVGGVAGALADEMLLPELFRRAARENVKFKQRSMLANVHELIYNRKEEEEEEQEEDEKKGKGDREDMDAGQLKEDLERQPEERRVVSGLLDGIIDRAVLQPPVVDAAYSENEVEELPEDEEEEIGGSDFSALDYEGQEVGEEGVMEEGVEEEEISRMANELIEDILSRVMDFSEQGNGEE
- the LOC1280188 gene encoding ninjurin-B isoform X1, giving the protein MAEPPHGSAQNTNDSLIAMNAQAEPGVTDLVEMRRLEPLELGYAEDGTASVSEVDGRRKTRASQTQTYDIHKGIAESAMDISLLTANANQLRLLMTYNEKSHTYVACIALVISSLVLQIFVASGVIIIKSFLFCFQSYPRSKPNRRIHKLKVCTSILVSIITVINILVASLVITDK
- the LOC133390938 gene encoding uncharacterized protein LOC133390938 isoform X2 — translated: MTSNSTTIYRTKPTDAAANQHRLEVGTPIEHGSSRSASEELTYDSAGSEYYLALSYTGYDFFRCVVEIALSVSFLAANSNLLRLLVSFKETESFIATEVLVTVSIVLQILVAISVITITVNDPSRYAKMKAFAVTGAIIISLVNLLIPFMINVEHSRIDFEEIYRSLGERAGQQ
- the LOC1280189 gene encoding elongation factor Ts, mitochondrial isoform X1 yields the protein MLFKHLSRLLPATGIRLYATAEKSALATLRKKTGYTFANCKKALELHNNDLAKAEQWLKEQATAMGWSKATKLEGRNTAQGLIGVLVQRNVGAMVEVNCETDFVARNASFQRFVQVASAACVRHLENVESDANLTKVGLNSEALKQIVLDDGKSLGDHLALMIGTVGENASLNRAICYKVPDSIQLTGYVHPAPSEEIPHDVPLLGKYGSLVAFKSEHSTVQEGADGAELSPAQVARKVCQHIVGMKPERIGVPGKDEPAADKDDETCLIHQEYLVDPAYTVGEVLEANRLQIVDFQRFACGEKSQSEEQNVRAATN